One region of Bosea sp. 29B genomic DNA includes:
- the ybgC gene encoding tol-pal system-associated acyl-CoA thioesterase yields the protein MADAHAISVRVYYEDTDFSGVVYHASYLRFMERGRTELIRDLGIEQRELFDGDAALGFAVRRMLIDFVRPAVMDDLLTIETKPTLARGATMELDQRILRGEEVLVTAQVKVACVGGGKARRIPDVLRHRLGLEIL from the coding sequence ATGGCCGACGCTCATGCGATCTCAGTCCGAGTCTATTACGAGGACACCGATTTCTCCGGCGTCGTCTACCACGCCTCCTATCTGCGCTTCATGGAGCGCGGTCGCACCGAGCTGATCCGCGACCTCGGAATTGAGCAGCGCGAGCTCTTCGACGGCGACGCGGCGCTCGGCTTCGCAGTCAGGCGCATGCTGATCGATTTCGTCAGGCCGGCGGTGATGGACGATCTCCTGACCATCGAGACCAAGCCGACTTTGGCACGCGGCGCGACGATGGAACTCGACCAGCGCATCCTGCGCGGCGAGGAGGTGCTGGTGACGGCGCAGGTCAAGGTCGCCTGCGTCGGCGGCGGCAAGGCGCGGCGCATCCCCGACGTCCTAAGGCATCGCCTGGGTCTCGAAATCCTCTGA
- a CDS encoding DUF3828 domain-containing protein translates to MHRHLPLRTMIISLGLLHVAAGFAAEPTPDATVRKAYAVTQKTLDGGGEPPWRPPHRDALMSKSLAALFARDDRYQDESGDIGHIGADPFIQGQDGEVKSLKVTVTQAPAGGKALVTASFRSFGKAMSVPFRMVEEGGGWRIDDIGTGKNSVRRDLSQPYDCGSFMGKPCKR, encoded by the coding sequence ATGCACAGGCACTTGCCGCTCCGCACGATGATCATCTCCCTCGGGTTGTTGCATGTCGCAGCAGGCTTTGCCGCCGAGCCCACGCCCGATGCCACCGTGCGCAAGGCCTATGCGGTCACGCAGAAGACACTGGATGGTGGCGGTGAGCCGCCCTGGCGGCCGCCGCATCGCGACGCGCTGATGAGCAAGAGCCTGGCGGCGCTGTTCGCCCGTGACGATCGCTATCAGGACGAGAGCGGTGATATCGGCCATATCGGTGCCGATCCGTTCATCCAGGGGCAGGACGGCGAGGTGAAGAGCCTCAAGGTCACGGTCACGCAGGCACCGGCCGGCGGCAAGGCCTTGGTGACCGCGAGCTTCCGCAGCTTCGGCAAGGCCATGTCCGTGCCGTTCCGCATGGTCGAGGAGGGCGGAGGCTGGCGCATCGACGATATCGGTACTGGCAAGAACTCGGTCCGCCGCGATCTGTCGCAGCCCTATGATTGCGGCTCGTTCATGGGCAAGCCCTGCAAGCGCTGA
- a CDS encoding type II toxin-antitoxin system RelE/ParE family toxin, producing the protein MRLELVYSASALSDLEAILLYIALDNPRAARQWVADIEKRCELLCEFPELGVERDDLVSGIRIFPYRRAVIAYRIQMTRIRIVRVFYGGQDYATLMDI; encoded by the coding sequence ATGCGGCTTGAGCTGGTCTATTCGGCATCTGCTCTCTCTGATCTCGAAGCGATCCTGCTCTATATTGCGCTCGACAATCCTCGTGCGGCCCGGCAGTGGGTGGCCGATATCGAAAAGCGTTGCGAGCTGCTCTGCGAGTTTCCCGAATTGGGCGTGGAGCGGGACGACCTCGTTTCGGGAATCCGGATATTTCCCTATCGACGGGCCGTGATCGCCTACCGTATTCAGATGACGCGGATCAGGATCGTGCGTGTCTTCTATGGCGGACAGGATTACGCGACTCTGATGGATATTTAG
- the ruvB gene encoding Holliday junction branch migration DNA helicase RuvB, translating into MTADKRDDDSEASLRPLSLADFTGQAAARANLQVFINAARTRGDALDHVLFVGPPGLGKTTLAQIVARELGVSFRSTSGPVIAKAGDLAAQLTNLEERDVLFIDEIHRLNPAVEEILYPAMEDYQLDLIIGEGPAARSVKIDLPKFTLVGATTRAGLLTTPLRDRFGIPIRLQFYTVEELQGIVARGARVLGVPMSDDGANEIARRARGTPRIAGRLLRRVRDFAIVDGDAIVTRKVADKALGLLDVDAIGLDQMDRRYLTTVAINFGGGPVGIETIAASLSEPRDAIEEIIEPFLLQQGFIQRTPRGRLLTPHAFRHLGMPEPNREGAQFGLFGDGDED; encoded by the coding sequence ATGACGGCGGACAAGCGCGACGACGACAGCGAGGCGTCGCTGCGGCCGCTGTCGCTCGCCGATTTCACCGGGCAGGCGGCGGCTCGCGCCAATCTCCAGGTCTTCATCAACGCCGCCCGCACGCGCGGCGACGCGCTCGACCATGTGCTGTTCGTCGGGCCTCCGGGGCTGGGCAAGACCACGCTGGCGCAGATCGTGGCGCGCGAGCTCGGCGTCAGCTTCCGCTCGACCTCGGGGCCGGTGATCGCCAAGGCCGGCGACCTTGCGGCGCAGCTGACCAATCTCGAAGAGCGCGACGTGCTCTTCATCGACGAGATCCACCGCCTCAACCCGGCGGTGGAGGAAATCCTCTATCCGGCGATGGAGGACTACCAGCTCGACCTGATCATCGGCGAGGGGCCGGCGGCGCGCTCGGTCAAGATCGACCTGCCGAAGTTCACGCTGGTCGGCGCCACCACCCGCGCCGGCCTGCTGACGACGCCGCTGCGCGATCGCTTCGGCATCCCGATCCGGTTGCAGTTCTACACGGTCGAGGAATTGCAGGGCATCGTCGCGCGCGGCGCGCGGGTGCTTGGCGTACCGATGTCCGATGACGGGGCGAACGAGATCGCCCGTCGTGCGCGCGGTACGCCACGCATCGCTGGCCGGCTGTTGCGGCGCGTGCGCGACTTCGCCATCGTCGACGGGGATGCGATCGTCACCCGCAAGGTCGCCGACAAGGCGCTCGGCCTGCTCGATGTCGACGCCATCGGCCTCGACCAGATGGACCGGCGCTACCTGACGACGGTGGCGATCAATTTCGGCGGCGGCCCGGTCGGGATCGAGACCATCGCCGCTTCGCTCTCCGAGCCGCGCGATGCGATCGAGGAGATCATCGAGCCCTTCCTGCTGCAGCAGGGCTTCATCCAGCGTACGCCGCGTGGGCGGCTGCTGACACCGCATGCCTTCCGGCATCTCGGCATGCCCGAGCCGAACCGGGAGGGCGCGCAGTTCGGCCTGTTCGGGGACGGGGACGAGGACTAA
- a CDS encoding GNAT family N-acetyltransferase: MSKGPTVIFREIADKSTFLALMMRHWGSHRMMIGSKLYDCAELPLIGMFTAEGELLAVASWARDGDIAVLCALHSLKEGEGAASRMLEAVKAAAKAAGARKLRAMLTNDNMPALIFYQKHGFRFSGLYIEAIDAYRAMVPTIIKTGYQDIPVHDALELEIEL, from the coding sequence ATGAGCAAGGGACCGACGGTGATCTTCCGCGAGATCGCCGACAAGTCGACCTTCCTCGCGCTGATGATGCGGCACTGGGGCTCGCATCGCATGATGATCGGCTCGAAGCTCTATGATTGCGCCGAGCTGCCCCTGATCGGCATGTTCACGGCCGAGGGCGAATTGCTGGCGGTGGCGAGCTGGGCCCGTGACGGCGATATCGCGGTGCTGTGCGCCCTGCACTCCCTCAAGGAAGGGGAGGGTGCGGCCTCGCGCATGCTGGAAGCAGTGAAGGCAGCGGCCAAGGCGGCCGGCGCGCGCAAGCTCAGAGCGATGCTGACCAATGACAATATGCCGGCCCTGATCTTCTACCAGAAGCATGGCTTCCGCTTCTCGGGCCTCTATATCGAAGCGATCGACGCCTATCGCGCGATGGTTCCGACGATCATCAAGACCGGCTACCAGGACATTCCGGTGCATGACGCGCTGGAGCTGGAGATCGAGTTGTGA
- the ruvA gene encoding Holliday junction branch migration protein RuvA, with the protein MIGKLKGLIDSYGEDHVIVDVQGVGYVVQCSSRTLQRLPKIGEAAALSIETHVREDAIRLYGFMSDNERDWFRLMQMVQGVGAKVALAILSTLEPGALATAIATNDKTAVARAPGVGPKLAQRICAELKDKAPAFGHVDPALAQLSGALEDKRLPQPVADAVSALTNLGYPQAQAVAAVAAASREAGEGAGTAQLIRLGLKELAK; encoded by the coding sequence ATGATCGGAAAGCTCAAGGGCCTCATCGATTCGTATGGCGAGGACCATGTCATCGTCGACGTGCAGGGCGTCGGCTATGTCGTGCAATGCTCGTCGCGCACGCTGCAGCGCCTGCCCAAGATCGGCGAGGCGGCGGCGCTGTCGATCGAGACGCATGTCCGCGAGGACGCGATCCGGCTCTACGGCTTCATGTCGGATAATGAGCGCGACTGGTTCCGGCTGATGCAGATGGTGCAGGGCGTCGGCGCCAAGGTGGCGCTCGCCATCCTCTCGACGCTCGAGCCCGGCGCGCTCGCGACCGCGATCGCAACCAACGACAAGACTGCGGTGGCGCGCGCGCCCGGCGTCGGCCCCAAGCTCGCCCAGCGCATCTGCGCCGAGCTCAAGGACAAGGCGCCCGCTTTCGGCCATGTCGACCCGGCGCTGGCGCAGCTCTCCGGCGCGCTCGAGGACAAGCGGCTGCCGCAGCCGGTGGCGGACGCCGTCTCGGCGCTCACCAATCTCGGCTATCCTCAGGCGCAGGCTGTTGCGGCGGTCGCGGCCGCCTCGCGTGAGGCAGGGGAGGGCGCCGGCACGGCGCAACTGATCCGGCTCGGCCTGAAGGAGCTGGCGAAATGA
- a CDS encoding FAD-binding oxidoreductase, with protein sequence MLTKQRDLRTGRSVWQGERPPRFPKQDITADTESDVVIIGAGISGAMQADMLSEAGFSVLVVDRRGPVRGSTPASTALLQFEVDQPLIKLTRQIGEEAAIRAWRRSRLAVDGLGARIRALSIAPVIRRDSLYLAGDVLDAEGLGREHEARRRAGLETALLDAAALKEDFGIDRDAALLGYDNLEADPVVLATGFLRAAVARGARIAWPVEIVDLDASPRSVSLRTKDGHRIRCRHLIFCTGYELPFGEMPKGHGVLSTWALATAPQKGSLWPRCCFIWEASDPYLYLRTTRDGRIICGGEDEDFVDEDKRDALLGQKVAALQRKLGKLLPEVSTEADYSWTGTFGASTTGLPTIGPMPGLKNCWTVMGFGGNGITYSRVGAEIVRAGLTGKGDPDAELYAFRS encoded by the coding sequence GTGCTGACGAAACAACGAGACCTGCGGACCGGTCGCTCGGTCTGGCAGGGCGAGCGACCACCGCGCTTCCCCAAGCAAGACATCACGGCGGACACGGAGAGCGACGTCGTGATCATCGGCGCCGGCATCTCCGGCGCGATGCAGGCCGACATGCTGAGCGAAGCGGGCTTCAGCGTCCTCGTCGTCGACCGCCGCGGCCCCGTGCGCGGCTCGACGCCTGCGAGCACCGCCCTGCTGCAATTCGAGGTCGACCAGCCCCTGATAAAATTGACGCGCCAGATCGGCGAGGAAGCGGCCATCCGCGCCTGGCGCCGCTCACGCCTCGCCGTCGATGGGCTCGGAGCGCGGATCAGGGCGCTGTCGATCGCGCCCGTCATCCGTCGCGACTCGCTCTACCTGGCCGGCGACGTGCTGGATGCCGAAGGGCTCGGTCGCGAGCATGAGGCGCGCCGCCGCGCCGGGTTGGAAACGGCCCTGCTCGATGCCGCCGCGCTGAAGGAGGACTTCGGCATCGATCGCGATGCGGCCTTGCTGGGCTACGACAATCTGGAAGCCGATCCGGTCGTGCTCGCCACCGGGTTCCTTCGCGCCGCGGTCGCCCGCGGTGCCCGCATCGCCTGGCCTGTCGAGATCGTCGATCTCGACGCCAGCCCGCGCTCGGTCAGCTTGCGCACCAAGGACGGCCACCGCATCCGCTGCCGCCACCTGATCTTCTGCACTGGCTACGAACTGCCGTTCGGCGAGATGCCGAAAGGGCACGGCGTGCTCTCGACCTGGGCGCTCGCCACCGCGCCGCAGAAAGGCAGCCTCTGGCCGCGATGCTGCTTCATCTGGGAGGCCTCCGACCCCTATCTCTATCTTCGTACGACCCGGGACGGCCGCATCATCTGCGGCGGCGAGGACGAGGATTTCGTCGACGAGGATAAGCGCGATGCACTGCTCGGACAGAAGGTCGCGGCCCTGCAGCGCAAGCTCGGCAAGCTCCTGCCTGAGGTATCGACCGAGGCGGATTACAGCTGGACCGGCACATTCGGCGCCTCGACCACCGGGCTGCCGACCATCGGTCCGATGCCTGGCCTCAAGAACTGCTGGACGGTGATGGGCTTCGGCGGCAACGGCATCACCTATAGCCGCGTCGGCGCCGAGATCGTCCGCGCCGGTCTCACCGGCAAGGGCGACCCCGACGCCGAGCTCTACGCCTTCCGCAGCTGA
- the ruvC gene encoding crossover junction endodeoxyribonuclease RuvC produces MSDPIRILGLDPGLRKTGWGLIISEGTKLSFVACGVVESDEKQPLADRLRQLHEGIADVIARHQPQEVAVEETFVNRDPQSALKLGQARGIALVVPALAGLDVAEYAANLVKKTVVGVGHADKKQVQAMIRVLLPRAETRSADAADALAVAICHAQHRGARALLAQYQLRKA; encoded by the coding sequence ATGTCCGATCCGATTCGCATTCTCGGCCTCGATCCCGGTCTCAGGAAGACCGGCTGGGGCCTCATCATCAGCGAGGGGACGAAGCTGTCCTTCGTCGCCTGCGGTGTGGTCGAAAGCGACGAGAAGCAGCCCTTGGCCGATCGTCTCAGGCAATTGCACGAGGGCATCGCCGACGTGATCGCGCGGCATCAGCCGCAGGAGGTCGCAGTCGAGGAGACCTTCGTCAACCGCGACCCGCAATCGGCGCTGAAGCTCGGACAGGCACGCGGCATCGCGCTGGTCGTGCCGGCGCTGGCCGGGCTCGACGTCGCCGAATACGCCGCCAATCTGGTGAAGAAGACCGTGGTGGGCGTCGGCCATGCCGACAAGAAGCAGGTGCAGGCGATGATCCGCGTGCTGCTGCCCAGGGCAGAGACGCGCAGCGCCGACGCGGCGGACGCTCTTGCCGTCGCGATCTGCCATGCCCAGCACCGCGGCGCCCGGGCGCTGCTGGCACAATATCAGCTGCGGAAGGCGTAG
- a CDS encoding sulfite exporter TauE/SafE family protein: MTDLLPLLFPGVTLQGIAILLVATFLGGLVRGFTGFGFAMVFMPLASLVLGPVAALGLIWVIDMPFALPIGFRAAKRAEWGEVIPLLIAATLTLPVGIALLTWLDRETMRWILALLVLTAVGLMASGWRYHGKPGIPLSLGVGAASGLCNGLASIGGMPLAVFWLGAQRNDRHKTRANLQTYIGLSTFVSGAILALKGIITLASALMALPLFAIYGIGLWLGTHAFGIASEQTFRRIAYLTIFLSALVSLPIWDGLIGR, encoded by the coding sequence ATGACCGATCTCCTTCCCCTGCTCTTTCCCGGTGTCACGCTCCAGGGCATCGCCATCCTCCTCGTCGCGACCTTTCTCGGCGGGCTGGTGCGTGGCTTCACCGGCTTCGGCTTCGCCATGGTGTTCATGCCGCTCGCCTCGCTCGTGCTCGGTCCGGTCGCGGCGCTCGGACTGATCTGGGTGATCGACATGCCCTTTGCCCTGCCCATCGGGTTCAGGGCGGCAAAGCGCGCGGAGTGGGGCGAGGTCATCCCGCTGCTGATCGCCGCGACACTGACCCTGCCGGTCGGCATCGCGCTGCTGACCTGGCTTGATCGGGAAACGATGCGCTGGATCCTGGCGCTGCTCGTGCTGACGGCGGTCGGCCTGATGGCCTCGGGCTGGCGCTATCACGGCAAGCCGGGCATCCCGCTCTCGCTCGGGGTCGGCGCGGCGTCGGGCCTGTGCAATGGCCTCGCCAGCATCGGCGGCATGCCGCTCGCAGTGTTCTGGCTCGGCGCCCAGCGCAACGACCGGCACAAGACCCGCGCCAACCTCCAGACCTATATCGGCCTCAGCACCTTTGTCAGCGGCGCGATCCTGGCGCTGAAGGGCATCATCACGCTCGCCTCGGCGCTGATGGCGCTACCGCTCTTTGCGATCTACGGCATCGGCCTCTGGCTCGGCACACATGCCTTCGGCATCGCCTCCGAGCAGACCTTCCGCCGTATCGCCTATCTGACGATCTTCCTGAGCGCGCTCGTCAGCCTGCCGATCTGGGACGGGCTGATCGGGCGGTAG
- a CDS encoding YebC/PmpR family DNA-binding transcriptional regulator gives MAGHSQFKNIMHRKGKQDAVRSKLFSKLAREITVAAKLGMPDPNMNPRLRMAVLAARAENMPKDNIERAIKKALGGEGDNYDEVRYEGYGPGGTAVIVEALTDNRNRTASAVRSYFTKSGGAMGESNSVSFMFNRVGEISYAPEAGDADKVMEAAIEAGADDVISDENGHTILCAFDALNEVSKALEASLGAPASAKPVWRPTTTAPLDEEKAASMMKLMEALDNDDDVQNVFANFEIADDIMAKLGG, from the coding sequence ATGGCCGGCCATTCACAGTTCAAGAACATCATGCACCGCAAGGGCAAGCAGGACGCTGTGCGCTCCAAGCTGTTCTCGAAGCTGGCCCGTGAAATCACCGTCGCCGCCAAATTGGGCATGCCCGACCCGAACATGAATCCGCGTCTGCGCATGGCCGTGCTGGCGGCGCGGGCCGAGAACATGCCGAAGGACAATATCGAGCGCGCCATCAAGAAGGCGCTCGGTGGCGAGGGCGACAACTATGACGAGGTCCGCTACGAGGGCTATGGACCCGGCGGCACCGCCGTGATCGTCGAAGCGCTGACCGACAACCGCAACCGCACGGCCTCGGCGGTGCGCTCCTACTTCACCAAGTCCGGCGGAGCGATGGGCGAGAGCAATTCGGTCTCCTTCATGTTCAACCGCGTCGGTGAGATCAGCTATGCGCCGGAGGCCGGCGACGCCGACAAGGTGATGGAAGCCGCGATCGAGGCCGGCGCCGACGATGTGATCTCCGATGAGAACGGCCACACCATCCTGTGTGCCTTCGACGCTCTGAACGAGGTCTCCAAGGCTCTCGAAGCTTCGCTCGGAGCGCCGGCTTCGGCCAAGCCGGTCTGGCGGCCGACCACGACGGCGCCGCTCGACGAAGAGAAGGCGGCGTCGATGATGAAGCTGATGGAAGCGCTCGACAATGACGACGACGTCCAGAATGTCTTCGCCAATTTCGAGATCGCCGACGACATCATGGCCAAGCTCGGCGGCTGA
- a CDS encoding globin-coupled sensor protein yields MTNAIVEHTARLRTFRIDATDIGQLRQQADFARQRLPTLLPELHPHFEAWPEILSAMQRPDVHELRLAHWIRLVSGEFEDGYLQSARALASAFNDNGVPAHAVAICHAIVGNAIGAELGLLRDGLAKLSHVWQAKEYNRRIALRAALNKAVQLDLELLLETYAHVQRESREITRREISAFEVTIREVVGAVTGSARIVEDMAHTMNGLVRETGVQAVAAARASDEASDNVGSVASATEELSISLSAISGEVASATTKAHHASNAALRTEAIVKGLAQSAQTIGSIVDLIRDIAAQTNLLALNATIEAARAGEAGRGFAVVAQEVKQLSARTARATDEIAAQVPAMQAATQEAVEAIESIVGFVGDMDQTTLTIASSVDEQRAATQEIARSISFASQGTQEVAQAIASVNDSAQAAGAGVGEMLGLAQTLAQRAGTLTEAFENLSRQNRVA; encoded by the coding sequence ATGACCAACGCCATCGTCGAGCATACGGCGCGCCTGCGGACCTTCCGGATCGACGCCACCGATATCGGCCAGCTGCGGCAGCAGGCGGACTTCGCGCGCCAGCGCCTGCCCACCCTGTTGCCGGAACTGCACCCGCATTTCGAAGCGTGGCCCGAGATCCTGAGCGCCATGCAGCGGCCGGACGTGCATGAGCTCAGGCTCGCGCACTGGATCAGGCTGGTCTCGGGCGAGTTCGAGGACGGCTACCTGCAATCGGCACGCGCCCTCGCCAGCGCCTTCAACGACAATGGCGTCCCCGCCCATGCCGTCGCGATCTGCCATGCGATCGTCGGCAACGCGATCGGTGCCGAGCTCGGCCTGCTGCGCGACGGCCTCGCCAAGCTCAGCCATGTCTGGCAGGCCAAGGAATACAACCGGCGCATCGCCCTGCGCGCCGCCCTGAACAAGGCTGTGCAGCTCGACCTCGAACTGCTGCTCGAGACCTATGCCCATGTCCAGCGCGAGAGCCGCGAGATTACCCGGCGCGAGATCTCGGCCTTCGAGGTCACGATCCGGGAGGTCGTCGGCGCCGTGACGGGCAGCGCCCGCATCGTCGAGGACATGGCCCATACGATGAACGGGCTCGTCAGGGAGACCGGCGTGCAGGCCGTCGCCGCCGCCCGGGCTTCGGATGAGGCCTCCGACAATGTCGGCAGCGTCGCCAGCGCCACCGAGGAGCTCTCCATCTCCCTCAGCGCGATTTCCGGGGAGGTCGCCAGCGCCACGACCAAGGCTCACCATGCCAGCAACGCGGCGCTGCGAACGGAAGCGATCGTCAAGGGCCTGGCGCAGTCGGCGCAGACGATCGGCTCGATCGTCGACCTGATCCGCGACATCGCCGCCCAGACCAATCTGCTGGCACTCAATGCGACCATCGAGGCGGCCCGCGCCGGCGAGGCCGGGCGCGGCTTTGCGGTCGTCGCCCAGGAGGTGAAGCAGCTCTCCGCGCGCACCGCCAGGGCGACCGACGAGATCGCGGCCCAGGTGCCGGCCATGCAGGCCGCGACGCAGGAAGCCGTCGAGGCGATCGAGAGCATCGTCGGCTTCGTCGGCGACATGGACCAGACGACACTGACGATCGCGAGCTCCGTCGACGAGCAGCGGGCGGCGACCCAGGAGATCGCGCGCAGCATCAGCTTCGCCTCGCAGGGCACGCAGGAGGTCGCGCAAGCCATCGCCAGCGTCAACGACTCTGCCCAGGCCGCCGGAGCCGGCGTCGGCGAAATGCTCGGCCTCGCCCAGACGCTGGCCCAGCGGGCCGGGACCCTGACCGAAGCCTTCGAGAATCTGAGCAGGCAGAACCGCGTCGCCTGA
- the fba gene encoding class II fructose-bisphosphate aldolase (catalyzes the reversible aldol condensation of dihydroxyacetonephosphate and glyceraldehyde 3-phosphate in the Calvin cycle, glycolysis, and/or gluconeogenesis): MARITLRQLLDHAAENDYGVPAFNINNMEQALAIMAAADATDAPVIIQASRGARSYANDIMLKHMMDAVTEIYPHIPVCVHLDHGNEPATCMTAIQAGFTSVMMDGSLKVDGKTPGDWDYNVGVTRQVTEMSHLGGISVEGELGVLGSLESGEGEKEDGHGFEGKLSHDQLLTNPDEAVKFVAETKVDALAIAMGTSHGAYKFTRKPDGAILAMHVIEEIHKKLPNMHLVMHGSSSVPQDLQDVINQYGGKMPQTWGVPVEEIQRGIKHGVRKINIDTDNRMAMTGQIRKILSEHPGEFDPRKYLKPAMEAMTALCKKRLEEFNTAGQASKIKRVITLADMAKRYAKGELDPTFGAKKAA; the protein is encoded by the coding sequence GTGGCCCGCATCACGCTTCGCCAATTGCTCGACCATGCCGCCGAGAACGACTACGGCGTTCCGGCCTTCAACATCAACAACATGGAGCAGGCGCTCGCGATCATGGCCGCGGCGGACGCGACGGACGCGCCGGTGATCATCCAGGCCTCGCGCGGGGCGCGCTCCTACGCCAACGACATCATGCTCAAGCACATGATGGACGCGGTCACCGAAATCTACCCGCACATCCCGGTCTGCGTGCATCTCGACCACGGCAACGAGCCGGCGACCTGCATGACCGCGATCCAGGCCGGCTTCACCTCGGTGATGATGGACGGCTCGCTCAAGGTCGACGGCAAGACCCCGGGAGACTGGGACTACAATGTCGGCGTGACCAGGCAGGTCACCGAGATGTCGCATCTCGGCGGCATTTCGGTCGAAGGCGAGCTCGGCGTGCTCGGCTCGCTCGAGAGCGGCGAGGGCGAGAAGGAGGACGGCCACGGCTTCGAGGGCAAGCTCAGCCATGACCAGCTCCTGACCAACCCCGACGAAGCCGTGAAGTTCGTCGCCGAGACCAAGGTCGACGCGCTCGCCATCGCCATGGGCACTTCGCACGGCGCCTACAAGTTCACGCGCAAGCCCGACGGCGCGATCCTCGCCATGCATGTCATCGAGGAGATCCACAAGAAGCTGCCGAACATGCATCTCGTCATGCACGGCTCCTCCTCGGTGCCGCAGGACCTGCAGGACGTGATCAACCAGTACGGCGGCAAGATGCCCCAGACCTGGGGCGTGCCGGTCGAGGAGATCCAGCGCGGCATCAAGCACGGCGTGCGCAAGATCAATATTGACACCGACAACCGGATGGCGATGACCGGCCAAATCCGCAAGATCCTGTCCGAGCACCCCGGCGAGTTCGATCCGCGCAAGTATCTGAAGCCGGCGATGGAGGCGATGACCGCGCTCTGCAAGAAGCGGTTGGAGGAGTTCAACACCGCCGGCCAGGCCTCGAAGATCAAGCGTGTGATCACGCTGGCCGACATGGCCAAGCGCTATGCCAAGGGCGAGCTCGACCCGACCTTCGGCGCCAAGAAGGCGGCGTGA
- a CDS encoding phosphoglycerate kinase, which translates to MPAFRTLDDADLAGKRVLVRVDLNVPTEEGRVTDTTRIDRILPTIREIAQKGGKVILLAHFGRPKGRDEKNSLRQVVPALAHALGQPVIFVGDCIGQEAPKAIAAAKNGEILLLENTRFHAGDEKNDPEFVKALAANGDLYVNDAFSAAHRAHASTEGLAHLLPAYAGRTMQAELEALSAGLDNPARPVMAIVGGAKVSTKLELLGNLVQKVDVLVIGGGMANTFLAARGVNVGKSLCEHDLAGTAREIEAKAKAAGCEIILPVDALVAREFKANPGHRVVSIGEVGPDEMILDAGPLSVAEVVLKLNTVKTVVWNGPFGAFELPPFDTATVAVAKAVAERVRDGRLVAVAGGGDTVAAMNHAEVAEDLTYVSTAGGAFLEWMEGKALPGVEALRKS; encoded by the coding sequence ATGCCTGCTTTCCGCACCCTCGACGACGCCGATCTCGCCGGCAAGCGCGTCCTCGTCCGTGTCGACCTCAATGTGCCGACGGAGGAGGGCAGGGTCACCGACACCACCCGGATCGACCGGATCCTGCCGACGATCCGCGAGATCGCGCAGAAGGGCGGCAAGGTCATTCTGCTGGCGCATTTCGGCCGGCCGAAGGGGCGCGACGAGAAGAACAGCCTGCGGCAGGTCGTGCCGGCGCTGGCGCATGCGCTCGGCCAGCCGGTGATCTTCGTCGGCGACTGCATCGGCCAGGAGGCGCCGAAGGCGATCGCCGCCGCCAAGAACGGCGAGATCCTGCTGCTGGAGAACACCCGCTTCCACGCCGGCGACGAAAAGAACGACCCTGAGTTCGTCAAGGCGCTCGCCGCCAATGGCGATCTCTATGTCAACGACGCCTTTTCGGCCGCGCACCGCGCCCATGCCTCGACCGAAGGGCTGGCGCATCTGCTGCCGGCCTATGCCGGGCGCACCATGCAGGCCGAGCTGGAGGCGCTTTCCGCCGGTCTCGACAACCCGGCCCGGCCGGTGATGGCGATCGTCGGCGGCGCCAAGGTCTCGACCAAGCTCGAATTGCTGGGGAACCTCGTGCAGAAGGTCGATGTGCTCGTCATCGGCGGCGGCATGGCCAACACCTTCCTCGCCGCCCGCGGCGTCAATGTCGGCAAGTCGCTCTGCGAGCACGATCTCGCCGGTACCGCCCGCGAGATCGAGGCGAAGGCCAAGGCGGCCGGCTGCGAGATCATTCTGCCGGTCGATGCGTTGGTGGCGCGCGAATTCAAGGCCAATCCCGGCCATCGCGTCGTCTCGATTGGCGAAGTCGGGCCCGACGAGATGATCCTCGATGCCGGCCCGCTCAGCGTCGCCGAGGTCGTGCTCAAGCTCAACACCGTGAAGACCGTGGTCTGGAACGGGCCGTTCGGCGCCTTCGAGCTGCCGCCCTTCGACACGGCGACGGTCGCCGTGGCCAAAGCGGTGGCGGAGCGCGTCCGCGACGGCAGGCTCGTCGCGGTCGCCGGTGGCGGCGACACGGTTGCAGCGATGAACCATGCCGAGGTCGCCGAGGACCTCACTTATGTCTCGACCGCCGGCGGCGCCTTCCTCGAATGGATGGAAGGCAAGGCGCTGCCGGGCGTCGAGGCGTTGCGGAAGAGCTGA